The Euphorbia lathyris chromosome 8, ddEupLath1.1, whole genome shotgun sequence genome has a window encoding:
- the LOC136203767 gene encoding uncharacterized protein, protein MDDSSDKRKRKELLRSGSGPAIKIRIKGVEINSNTVTVPKSEVTDDEGDLNGNGATIDEAADDISFRSENMVYTLSKPPQLTEDAIEVDTPLILSVKNALKSFLLMANPSDIGLIITQANNIFGFLQGLNAEYLAFYNNVRAYIGHCLELHAADQELNKWKQSEELVSHYDQLVSQSIEAKTVVFDLEIELVQAQIYMLPLQARIGDTKKLLEKYELELKRRKMYFVNLVDKKAEKMEATAALEVELNTLASIAEQTRSNITANIERLEKAKICINNAKNQLEMI, encoded by the exons ATGGATGATTCTTCG GATAAACGAAAGAGAAAGGAATTGCTTCGGAGTGGTAGCGGACCAGCCATTAAAATCAGAATTAAAGGAGTGGAGATTAATTCGAATACTGTGACAGTACCCAAGAGTGAGGTCACTGACGATGAAGGAGATTTGAATGGAAATGGTGCTACTATTGACGAAGCCGCTGATGATATTTCGTTTCGTTCAGAAAACATGGTGTATACACTGTCTAAACCACCTCAATTGACAGAAGATGCAATTGAGGTTGATACACCTTTAATTCTTTCAGTGAAGAACGCACTCAAGTCATTCTTATTAATGGCAAATCCAAGTGATATAGGCCTCATAATAACTCAAGCAAACAACATCTTTGGGTTTCTCCAAGGCCTCAACGCTGAATACCTAGCTTTCTATAACAATGTCCGCGCCTACATTGGCCATTGTTTAGAATTGCATGCTGCAGACCAGGAGCTGAATAAATGGAAGCAATCTGAAGAATTGGTATCTCACTATGATCAACTTGTTAGCCAATCAATTGAAGCTAAAACTGTTGTTTTTGATCTTGAGATTGAGTTAGTTCAGGCCCAAATTTACATGCTTCCTCTCCAAGCTCGTATTGGAGATACCAAAAAGTTGTTAGAAAAGTATGAATTAGAACTCAAACGACGGAAAATGTATTTCGTAAATCTAGTAGATAAGAAAGCAGAGAAAATGGAAGCAACTGCGGCACTTGAGGTTGAATTAAACACACTTGCTTCTATTGCTGAACAAACTCGGAGCAATATTACAGCAAATATTGAGCGTCTAGAGAAAGCaaaaatatgtataaataatgctaaaaatcAACTAGAAATGATTTGA
- the LOC136203905 gene encoding E3 ubiquitin-protein ligase RSL1-like gives MNRKKPKPEFLCEICYDPKPKDESFSIKGCTHSYCKDCTANYIGSKLQENISKISCPVPNCSGLLEPQDCRSILPPEVFDRWGNALCEALILGSQKFYCPYKDCSMMLVDDGSEIVRESECPNCRRLFCAQCKVPWHAEIECSEFQKLHKDEREKEDMMLLKLAGNKKWRRCPRCRIFVERIAGCRYMKCRCGASFCYSCGSEKISTTSHRCDICKTSFKLDLIGILQAEFVKEKMEIRCKGSVKVDPFLL, from the exons ATGAACCGAAAGAAGCCAAAACCGGAATTCCTCTGTGAAATATGCTATGATCCTAAGCCTAAAGATGAGTCCTTTTCCATCAAAGGTTGCACTCATTCTTACTGTAAGGATTGTACGGCCAATTACATAGGGTCGAAATTACAAGAGAATATATCCAAAATTTCATGTCCAGTTCCAAATTGTTCTGGCTTATTAGAACCCCAGGATTGTCGTTCGATTCTACCTCCGGAAGTGTTTGATAGGTGGGGCAATGCTTTGTGTGAAGCCTTAATTCTTGGGTCTCAAAAATTTTACTGCCCTTATAAGGATTGTTCAATGATGTTAGTTGATGATGGAAGCGAGATTGTAAGGGAATCTGAGTGCCCTAATTGCAGGAGATTGTTTTGTGCACAATGTAAAGTCCCTTGGCATGCGGAGATTGAGTGTTCGGAGTTTCAGAAATTGCATAAGGATGAGAGGGAGAAGGAAGATATGATGCTGTTGAAGCTAGCAGGAAACAAGAAATGGAGGAGGTGCCCTAGATGTAGGATCTTTGTTGAGAGAATTGCTGGTTGCAGATATATGAAATGCAG GTGTGGAGCATCTTTCTGTTATTCATGTGGATCTGAAAAAATAAGCACTACTTCCCACAGATGTGATATCTGCAAGA CCTCCTTCAAACTAGATTTGATAGGGATTCTTCAAGCCGAGTTTGTCAAGGAGAAAATGGAGATACG GTGCAAAGGTAGCGTTAAAGTCGACCCCTTCTTGCTGTGA